One stretch of Ooceraea biroi isolate clonal line C1 chromosome 4, Obir_v5.4, whole genome shotgun sequence DNA includes these proteins:
- the LOC105282428 gene encoding pupal cuticle protein C1B, whose protein sequence is MFKFTILLALVACATAAPVPGLLASAPAVATAPVIAAAPAAVAYSAHPASFVHAAPLAYGAHAAPLAYGAHAAPLAYAAHAAPVAYAAHAAPLTYAAHAAHVAYAAPAVSYIH, encoded by the coding sequence ATGTTCAAGTTCACCATTCTTCTCGCCCTGGTGGCCTGTGCCACGGCGGCGCCAGTGCCCGGCCTCCTGGCATCTGCCCCAGCGGTTGCAACTGCACCTGTGATCGCCGCCGCACCCGCCGCCGTCGCGTACTCGGCACATCCCGCGTCGTTCGTGCACGCGGCGCCACTCGCCTACGGTGCACATGCGGCACCGCTCGCCTACGGTGCACATGCGGCACCGCTCGCCTACGCTGCGCATGCAGCACCGGTCGCCTACGCCGCACATGCAGCCCCGCTCACGTACGCCGCGCACGCCGCGCACGTCGCCTATGCCGCACCTGCCGTCAGCTACATCCACTGA
- the LOC105282406 gene encoding innexin inx2, with amino-acid sequence MRETPETKEHVTTMLDLFAPIKCLLQEESVRVDNVVFRLHSRVTVLLLLVCTVLVTAKQYIGEPISCMTDASIDKDPVNAYCWIYSTFTVSRHLKGIPGRGVASAGVGQALPDDEARHHRYYQWVCFVLGLQAILFYVPRALWGIWERGTIGLLSRDLASPFLRDVWTEERKQQLVEYFVRTNLHDHNFYAIRFFVCELLNFLNSVGQIYLLDTFLEGQFRRYGPLVTALVAEENPRDRIDPMARLFPKVTKCTIHTFGPAGSVQTHDALCVLPLNVVNEKIFVVLWFWLVFLAGAGCLAVIYRIIVFSQPWARIYLLRGAARVLERSKAERVVRVFHFGDWFLLHQLAQNVNPIVYRELVNEIAEVFTTKLRTSPRFLDLA; translated from the exons ATGCGCGAAACGCCCGAGACAAAAGAACACGTGACAACCATGCTGGACCTCTTTGCGCCCATTAAATGTCTCCTGCAGGAAGAATCCGTCCGTGTCGACAACGTGGTCTTCAGGCTACACTCTCGCGTTACCGTTCTCTTGTTACTCGTCTGCACCGTTCTCGTGACTGCTAAGCAGTACATCGGCGAGCCGATTTCTTGCATGACTGATGCTTCCATCG ATAAAGATCCTGTAAATGCGTATTGCTGGATCTACAGTACGTTCACGGTGTCCCGACATCTGAAAGGTATTCCTGGAAGGGGTGTAGCGAGTGCCGGTGTAGGACAGGCCCTTCCGGATGATGAAGCCCGCCATCATCGATATTATCAGTGG GTTTGTTTCGTTCTCGGCTTACAAGCAATCCTCTTTTACGTGCCGCGCGCGTTATGGGGCATCTGGGAGAGAGGCACCATCGGCCTTCTTTCACGGGATCTCGCATCACCCTTCCTGAGAGACGTTTGGAccgaagagagaaagcaacAACTGGTCGAGTACTTCGTTAGAACGAATTTACATGATCATAACTTCTACGCTATACGTTTCTTCGTATGCGAACTTCTGAACTTTTTAAATTCA GTAGGACAGATATATCTGTTGGATACATTTTTGGAGGGACAGTTCAGGCGATACGGGCCGTTGGTGACCGCCCTCGTCGCGGAGGAGAATCCTCGCGATAGGATTGATCCCATGGCGCGATTATTTCCGAAGGTGACCAAGTGCACAATTCACACCTTCGGGCCGGCAGGCTCCGTTCAAACTCACGACGCCCTGTGCGTGCTGCCACTGAACGTGGTGAACGAGAAAATCTTCGTTGTTCTATGGTTCTGGCTGGTATTTCTCGCAGGAGCTGGTTGCTTGGCGGTAATCTATAG GATCATAGTTTTCTCGCAACCCTGGGCGAGAATATACCTTTTGCGAGGCGCAGCTCGCGTGCTCGAGAGATCTAAAGCCGAGCGTGTCGTACGTGTATTCCACTTTGGCGATTGGTTTCTGTTGCATCAACTCGCACAGAACGTCAATCCTATCGTGTACAGGGAGCTGGTTAACGAGATAGCGGAAGTCTTCACGACCAAGCTGCGGACTTCGCCTAGGTTCCTCGATCTCGCCTAA
- the LOC109611253 gene encoding cuticle protein 38-like, whose protein sequence is MYKLVVLFALLACAAAAPGYLAAPAALHAAPVVAAPAVAVAHTVPVATSYANTYKVSVKSPLVAAPAIAYTAPVVKTAPFVAAAPFVAHAAPVAYAAHAPVVALH, encoded by the coding sequence ATGTACAAGCTCGTCGTTCTCTTCGCCCTGCTGGCCTGCGCTGCGGCCGCACCCGGCTACCTGGCGGCACCCGCTGCTCTTCACGCGGCACCGGTCGTCGCGGCGCCCGCGGTCGCGGTCGCCCACACCGTCCCGGTCGCCACCAGCTACGCCAACACCTACAAGGTATCCGTGAAGAGCCCATTGGTCGCCGCTCCTGCTATCGCTTATACCGCGCCGGTCGTCAAAACCGCGCCGTTTGTCGCCGCTGCGCCGTTCGTCGCCCATGCTGCACCAGTCGCCTACGCCGCCCACGCCCCCGTTGTCGCCCTCCACTAA
- the LOC105282434 gene encoding uncharacterized protein LOC105282434, which translates to MFKLVVISVLASIASVQCGAILTPVLGKLVSEKVVESHGNNVVHASAPLVTASAPVLRYTDVALVQQPLAEVVQPVAKGSLIAEKTIEAHGHQVIHNAHPVITVAKPLAAIQSHVAIPTLAARELAYTAPIYYPYSHQLIGEKTVSNYGYSIQHLA; encoded by the exons ATGTTTAAACTg GTGGTGATTTCCGTGCTGGCGAGTATCGCCTCTGTGCAATGTGGAGCCATTCTCACGCCTGTCCTCGGCAAGCTCGTTTCCGAAAAGGTTGTCGAATCCCACGGCAACAACGTGGTGCACGCATCGGCGCCTCTGGTCACCGCGTCTGCACCCGTGCTGAGATACACGGATGTGGCACTTGTACAGCAGCCACTCGCCGAGGTCGTGCAGCCCGTGGCGAAGGGTTCCTTGATCGCGGAGAAGACGATCGAGGCACACGGCCATCAAGTGATCCACAATGCGCATCCGGTAATCACGGTGGCGAAGCCGTTGGCCGCCATCCAGTCACACGTCGCGATACCTACGCTCGCTGCCCGCGAATTAGCGTATACGGCCCCGATCTACTATCCGTACTCTCATCAGCTGATCGGCGAGAAGACCGTGTCCAATTACGGATACAGCATTCAACATCTCGCGTAA
- the LOC105282422 gene encoding cuticle protein 64 has protein sequence MFKLAVLFAILAYASATGLYSGYGGLYGYGGYGYGGYGLGHGVAAIAPAVSYAHAPIATSYANTYKVAVAPTVAKIIAPPITKVAYTAPAITKLAYAPSYSVPPVYTVPPSVSYLHNSLGYGHGYGLGHGYGLGYGYGLGYGHGYGYGGYY, from the exons ATGTTCAAGTTG GCCGTTCTTTTCGCCATCCTTGCCTACGCATCTGCCACAGGCCTCTACTCCGGATACGGAGGACTCTACGGTTATGGTGGTTACGGCTACGGTGGTTATGGTTTGGGCCATGGAGTAGCGGCGATCGCACCTGCGGTCTCATATGCGCACGCTCCAATCGCAACTAGTTACGCTAATACGTACAAG GTCGCCGTTGCGCCGACTGTCGCCAAGATCATTGCACCACCTATCACCAAAGTGGCGTACACCGCACCTGCTATCACAAAGCTCGCCTACGCTCCTAGTTACTCGGTACCACCGGTGTACACGGTTCCACCATCAGTCAGCTATCTGCACAACAGTCTTGGATATGGTCATGGATACGGTCTTGGTCATGGATACGGTCTTGGTTATGGTTACGGACTCGGCTATGGCCATGGCTATGGATATGGTGGATACTACTGA
- the LOC105282380 gene encoding tubulin beta chain isoform X4 encodes MREIVHLQAGQCGNQIGAKFWEVISDEHGIDPTGTYHGDSDLQLERINVYYNEATGGKYVPRAILVDLEPGTMDAVRSGPFGQIFRPDNFVFGQSGAGNNWAKGHYTEGAELVDSVLDVVRKEAESCDCLQGFQLTHSLGGGTGAGMGTLLISKIREEYPDRIMMTFSVVPSPKVSDTVVEPYNCTLSVHQLVENTDESYCIDNEALYDICFRTLKLTTPTYGDLNHLVSATLSGVTTCLRFPGQLNADLRKLAVNMVPFPRLHFFIPGFAPLTSRGSQQYRALTVPELTQQMFDAKNMMAACDPRHGRYLTVAAVFRGRMSMKEVDEQMLNIQNKNSSYFVEWIPSNVKTAVCDIPPRGLKMSATFIGNSTAIQELFKRVSEQFTAMFRRKAFLHWYTGEGMDDMEFTEAESNMNDLVSEYQQYQEATAEEEGEFDEEEEGEEK; translated from the exons ATGCGCGAGATAGTGCATCTTCAGGCCGGCCAGTGCGGCAATCAGATTGGAGCCAAG TTTTGGGAAGTGATTTCGGACGAGCATGGGATCGATCCCACGGGTACGTATCACGGTGACTCGGACCTGCAGCTAGAGCGCATAAACGTCTACTACAACGAGGCGACTGGTGGCAAGTACGTGCCACGTGCGATCCTGGTCGATCTTGAGCCCGGAACGATGGACGCGGTACGTTCGGGACCGTTCGGCCAGATATTCCGGCCGGACAACTTTGTCTTTGGCCAGAGCGGCGCCGGCAACAACTGGGCCAAGGGCCACTACACCGAGGGTGCCGAACTCGTCGACTCCGTCCTGGACGTCGTGCGCAAGGAGGCCGAGAGCTGCGACTGCCTCCAGGGATTCCAGCTCACGCATTCGCTGGGCGGCGGCACCGGCGCCGGAATGGGTACCCTCTTGATCTCGAAGATTCGCGAGGAGTACCCCGACAGGATCATGATGACCTTCAGCGTGGTACCGTCGCCAAAG GTGTCGGACACCGTGGTTGAGCCCTACAATTGCACGCTCTCGGTGCATCAGCTGGTGGAGAACACGGATGAGTCGTATTGCATAGACAACGAGGCGCTCTACGATATCTGCTTCAGGACTCTCAAGCTGACCACGCCGACCTACGGCGATCTCAATCATCTGGTCAGCGCGACCCTGAGCGGCGTCACTACTTGCCTGAGATTCCCCGGCCAGCTTAATGCCGATCTGAGAAAGCTCGCTGTCAACATGGTCCCTTTCCCGCGACTGCACTTCTTCATACCCGGTTTCGCTCCGCTAACTTCCAG GGGCTCGCAACAATATCGAGCGCTCACGGTACCAGAGCTCACCCAACAAATGTTTGATGCGAAGAATATGATGGCCGCATGCGACCCGCGACACGGCAGATATCTGACGGTAGCCGCGGTATTTCGCGGTAGAATGTCGATGAAGGAGGTGGACGAGCAGATGCTCAACATCCAAAATAAGAACAGCAGCTACTTCGTCGAGTGGATACCAAGCAACGTGAAGACCGCCGTTTGCGACATACCTCCGCGAGGACTGAAAATGTCTGCGACTTTTATCGGCAATTCCACGGCTATCCAG GAATTGTTCAAGAGGGTGTCGGAGCAATTCACCGCAATGTTCCGGCGCAAGGCGTTTCTGCACTGGTACACCGGCGAAGGTATGGACGACATGGAATTCACGGAGGCCGAGAGTAATATGAACGATCTTGTGTCCGAGTACCAGCAGTATCAGGAAGCCACTGCCGAGGAAGAGGGTGAGttcgacgaggaggaggagggcgaGGAAAAGTGA